In a genomic window of Trichoderma atroviride chromosome 4, complete sequence:
- a CDS encoding uncharacterized protein (EggNog:ENOG41~SECRETED:SignalP(1-20)~TransMembrane:1 (n7-15c20/21o212-232i)) — MAGPKMTMALASLLLSGAFAITPYSDCQSTVTAEPQQIGSTTSNGILMYSMNYCTVIESTQCHVSLATATTAVAPETLSAGYSAPAIESTIEAASATQVVEATIVPGEPVPTTVMAEVSSGAPQSTGETAATVISTTDSLGNPTLQTSSILVATESAVTTSGTFSASSSASSSASGSTTGKQQTNSTATSSHDSPSGSMTAPSAPDRTSAGAAIKAISSVALGTAVMIMAYFI, encoded by the exons ATGGCTGGCCCCAAGATGACCATGGCTCTCGCAAGCCTCCTCCTGTCTGGCGCGTTTGCCATCACTCCCTACT CGGACTGCCAGTCGACTGTTACTGCTGAGCCTCAGCAGATTGGCTCCACCACTTCCAACG GCATCCTCATGTACTCCATGAACTACTGCACTGTCATCGAGAGTACCCAGTGCCACGTGTCTCTGGCTACCGCTACCACTGCTGTTGCCCCTGAGACTCTTTCTGCCGGCTATTCTGCTCCTGCCATCGAGTCGACCATTGAGGCTGCGTCCGCTACTCAAGTGGTTGAGGCGACAATTGTTCCTGGCGAGCCTGTCCCAACCACGGTCATGGCTGAGGTCTCCTCTGGTGCTCCTCAGTCCACCGGTGAGACGGCTGCCACTGTCATTTCGACCACTGATAGCCTTGGCAACCCAACTCTCCAGACCAGCTCTATTCTCGTTGCTACTGAATCTGCTGTTACCACTAGCGGCAccttctcagcctcgagCTCTGCATCGAGCTCTGCTTCGGGTTCTACCACGGGCAAGCAGCAGACCAACTCGACTGCTACCTCCTCCCACGATAGCCCCTCTGGCAGCATGACTGCTCCTTCTGCCCCGGATCGCACCAGCGCCGGAGCGGCCATCAAGGCAATCTCCAGTGTTGCCCTTGGAACCGCGGTCATGATCATGGCTTATTTCATCTAA